A section of the Phaseolus vulgaris cultivar G19833 chromosome 8, P. vulgaris v2.0, whole genome shotgun sequence genome encodes:
- the LOC137824797 gene encoding uncharacterized protein: MCLPHNPAVEISSALSVLVEGHIASKCPNRRTMILRERGEYSIQDDESSGEEEKEDSEGAYPCEGELMMIRRTLNNHPSVNHETQRENIFHTRCKVLENICSLIVDSGSCCNCCSTRMVEKLNLQLVPHPKPYKLQWINEDGELTVDKRVKVSLSMGNYKDEILCDVVPMEACHILLGRPWQFDKKVMHNGLLLCKGTHICTATLSKVCELPSQVHKFLKEFGDIFPKEGPIGLPPVRGIEHQIDLVLGAILPNRPAYRTNPEETKEIESQVQELLEKGWVQKSLSPYAVPVLLVPKKDGKWRMCCDCRAINNITIKYRHPIPRLDDMLDELHGSTIFSKIDLKSGYHQIRIKEGDEWKTAFKTDQIWII, from the exons ATGTGTCTACCTCACAACCCCGCAGTAGAGATATCCAGTGCTTTAAGTGTCTTGGTAGAGGGTCATATAGCATCCAAATGCCCAAATAGGAGAACCATGATCTTAAGAGAGAGGGGTGAGTATAGCATCCAAGATGACGAGTCTAGTggggaagaagagaaagaagatagTGAGGGGGCATATCCTTGTGAGGGAGAATTAATGATGATcagaagaaccctcaacaatcaccctagtgTGAAccatgaaacacaaagagagaacatctttcatacaagatgtaaagttttagaaaacatttgttctctcattgtggatagtggttcttgttgcaattgttgtagcactaggatggttgaaaaacTTAATCTACAATTAGtacctcatccaaaaccttacaaacttcaatggatcaatgaagatggggaactaACTGTAGACAAGCGAGTAAAAGTTAGTCTTTCTATGGGGAACTATAAAGATGagattttatgtgatgtagtacccatGGAAGCCTGTCATATCTTATTGGgaagaccatggcaatttgataagaaagtTATGCATAATG GCCTCCttctttgtaaaggaacacatATATGCACTGCCACACTTTCTAAAGTTTGTGAGCTACCTTCTCAAGTccacaaatttttaaaagaatttggtgATATATTCCCTAAGGAAGGACCCATTGGACTTCCACCtgttagaggtatagaacaccAAATAGATTTAGTTCTGGGAGCTATTCTACCAAATAGACCAGCTTATAGAACTAATCCTGAGGAGACTAAGGAGATAGAGTCACAAGTTCAGGAATTGTTGGAGAAAGGCTGGGTTCAAAAGAGTCTAAGTCCTTATGCTGTACCTGTTTTGTTGGTGCCAAAGAAagatggcaagtggagaatgtgttgtgattgtagggccatcaataataTCACCATCAAATACAGGCATCCAATTCCTagacttgatgatatgcttgatgaattgcatgggtccactatattttctaaaattgatctcAAAAGCggatatcaccaaataagaatcaaagagggtgatgagtggaaaactgcttttaagacagaccaaatttggattatatga
- the LOC137824800 gene encoding uncharacterized protein, giving the protein MTDLPIRKVLQKPDMAGRMIYADFVVELFSTVAHQEETNFWWVLSVDGSSNQQGSGADVILEGPNGLLIEQALRFSFKASNNQAEYEALVAGMLLAKEMGARSLLVKSDSLLIIGQVIGEYQAKDPQMAAYLEYVRLLREAFDVFELVHALREQNA; this is encoded by the exons ATGACGGACCTTCCTATTCGTAAGGTCTTACAGAAGCCTGACATGGCAGGGCGGATG ATTTATGCTGACTTTGTGGTAGAACTCTTCTCGACGGTCGCACATCAAGAAGAAACAAATTTCTGGTGGGTCCTCTCCGTGGACGGGTCTTCCAACCAACAGGGTAGTGGGGCTGACGTCATTTTGGAAGGGCCAAATGGGTTACTaatcgagcaggccctacggTTCTCCTTCAAAGCTAGTAACAACCAAGCTGAATATGAGGCCTTGGtggcaggaatgttgctagccaaGGAAATGGGTGCTAGAAGTCTGTTAGTGAAGAGTGACTCACTATTGATAATTGGGCAGGTTATAGGTGAGTATCAGGCCAAGGACCCTCAGATGGCCGCATACTTGGAGTATGTCAGGCTCTTGAGAGAGGCTTTTGATGTGTTCGAGTTGGTACACGCTCTTAGAGAACAGAATGCCTGA
- the LOC137824799 gene encoding uncharacterized protein: MAVEAREPDQSPEPDLYFTKADLQDVILHDNDLVVILVVTVGRRVHRVLVDQGSSEDVMFWSTFNKLQLSPDQLRPYNGFLYGFTENQAEVRGHMELRTTFIDGATSQTVNIRYLVVNAPSAYNILLGRPALNRIGAVASTRHMKIKLPSLEGAVITIKFDQKATKKCYENSLNTKRGVCLVPNHPQDGEGVARAEMARERIQACRGWKGRSGERSSNSASL, translated from the coding sequence atggcAGTGGAAGCACGGGAGCCTGACCAGTCCCCTGAGCCCGATCTCTACTTCACAAAGGCCGATCTACAAGATGTGATCCTACATGATAATGACTTGGTGGTGATCTTAGTGGTGACAGTAGGGAGAAGAGTGCACCGAGTCCTTGTCGACCAGGGGAGCTCGGaggatgtgatgttctggtcaaCTTTCAATAAGTTGCAGCTGTCGCCTGACCAGTTGAGACCTTACAACGGCTTCCTTTACGGTTTCACTGAAAACCAGGCGGAGGTGAGAGGGCATATGGAGCTGAGGACAACTTTCATAGACGGCGCCACATCCCAAACCGTCAATATAAGATACCTCGTCGTCAACGCTCCTTCAGCTTACAACATCCTTTTAGGCAGACCTGCCCTAAATAGGATAGGAGCAGTGGCctcgacaaggcatatgaagatAAAGCTGCCTTCCCTCGAGGGAGCAGTGATTACCATCAAGTTCGACCAGAAGGCGacaaaaaagtgctatgagaatagcctgaataCGAAAAGAGGCGTGTGCTTAGTCCCCAACCATCCTCAAGATGGAGAAGGGGTTGCCCGAGCTGAGATGGCTCGAGAGAGGATCCAAGCCTGTAGGGGAtggaaagggagatcgggggaaagaagTTCAAACTCGGCAAGTCTCTAG
- the LOC137824798 gene encoding uncharacterized protein: MEAVIPHTFVGPKVTFTGMEDPEAHLTTFHIQMMLVGGSDAVTCKLFMGTLTRMAMDWFISLPDGHITSFAQLSQLFREQYIANRAPPPVSYDLFDVKQYQGETLKKYINRFGAQVVKVGTTEEPMIVYAFRKRMSLGPFCESIIRSRPRTFAEIRRRAVEHIATEGEVCEKRTSVAPARPRASSRAQPARVNEAATGRKGQERKRPYEARRPQARGRTEGYRPAREGNRLLRHNFVVELKDLIDVPNIADRLRPPVKTDKVLGPHKDAWCEFHQAFRHHINNCLALGHQLDELVKSGFLKDYLVGPSTAAALAVPKEDQAHEMPIHGEVHTISGGFSGGGCTASQRKRYLRSVNSVAEEGLDDPWESDLVFTKANLRDNDPMVISVVTARRRVHRVLVDQGSSADVMFWSTFNKLQLSPNLLRPYTGCLYGFARDQVEVQGYLELRTTFTDRTTSRTKSIRYLVVNANSAYNILLGRPALNRLRAVASTRHMKMKLPDLSGRVIVIKSN; encoded by the coding sequence ATGGAGGCAGTGATCCCTCACACGTTCGTGGGTCCCAAGGTGACTTTCACAGGGATGGAAGACCCCGAAGCACACCTCACTACGTTCCACATACAGATGATGCTAGTAGGCGGCTCTGACGCCGTGacgtgcaagctcttcatgggCACGTTAACTAgaatggccatggactggtttaTCAGCCTTCCAGACGGCCACATCACCTCCTTCGCACAGCTCTCACAGCTGTTTCGCGAACAGTACATAGCGAACCGGGCTCCTCCACCGGTATCATATGATTTattcgacgtgaagcagtatcaaggcgaAACCTTGAAAAAGTACATCAATCGTTTcggggcgcaggtggtgaaggttggcaccacgGAGGAACCGATGATAGTCTACGCGTTCAGGAAGAGGATGTCCCTTGGACCGTTCTGTGAGTCAATCATCCGAAGCCGCCCCCGAACCTTTGCAGAAATAAGGCGTCGCGCGGTGGAGCACATCGCAACTGAGGGcgaggtgtgtgagaagcgcacAAGTGTTGCACCAGCACGTCCAAGAGCGTCGTCACGTGCACAGCCTGCAAGGGTGAACGAGGCCGCGACTGGAAGGAAGGGTCAAGAGAGGAAGCGCCCGTACGAGGCGAGAAGGCCCCAGGCGAGAGGGCGAACGGAGGGTTATAGGCCGGCGAGGGAGGGGAATAGGCTGCTGAGGCATAATTTCGTGGTAGAGTTGAAAGATTTAATCGATGTGCCTAACATAGCAGATAGGCTGAGGCCCCCAGTGAAGACTGACAAAGTGTTGGGACCTCACAAGGACgcgtggtgcgagttccaccaagcgttCAGGCATCACATCAACAACTGCTTGGCGTTGGGCCATCAGTTGGATGAGTTGGTGAAGAGTGGGTTCCTGAAGGACTATTTGGTCGGGCCTTCTACGGCTGCGGCCCTGGCGGTACCAAAAGAAGATCAGGCACATGAGATGCCGATCCATGGAGAAGTACACACCATCTCTGGTGGCTTCTCAGGAGGAGGATGCACTGCCTCTCAACGCAAGAGGTACCTGCGATCAGTTAATTCTGTAGCTGAGGAAGGACTGGatgacccgtgggagtcagacctagTGTTTACAAAGGCTAACCTACGCGATAATGACCCCATGGTCATTTCGGTCGTCACCGCTAGGAGAAGGGTACATCGAGTCCTCGTGGACCAGGGCAGCTccgcagacgtcatgttttggtccacattcaacaagctgcagttgTCCCCTAATCTGCTGAGGCCATACACGGGATGTCTGTATGGGTTTGCAAGGGACCAAGTGGAGGTACAAGGCTAcctggagctgaggacgacgtttaCAGATAGAACGACGTCACGTACTAAGAGCATCCGATACTtagtcgtgaacgccaactcagcttacaacattttgttgggaagGCCTGCGTTGAATAGGCTAAGGGCAGTGGCTTctacacgccacatgaagatgaagttgccagatcTTAGTGGTCGGGTGATCGTGATCAAGTCAAATTAG